Below is a window of Plasmodium sp. gorilla clade G2 genome assembly, chromosome: 14 DNA.
actTTTACATGAACGTAGCTGATGACATGCACAGTCATTTAAGGCAAGGTGAGATGTTAGAATTCACGGTAGAATCTATCAGCAAAGGTGGATGTAATCGTGTTTTAGTTATGCCTAACACAACTCCTATCATAAGTTCTTGTAAGGATGCAaaggaatatttatataaactaAAAAAGTATGATGAAGGTATACACTATTTAATGACCTTGTATTTGAATAAGGATACGGATGAATATGATATACTAAGTAATTACCAAGAATGTAATTTACAAGGCGTAAAGGTATATCCAAGTAATGTCACAACTAATTCAAGTCAGGGCATTACTAGTTTAGAACCTTATTATAAGGTATTTCATGtattagaaaaattaaataagagTGTGCATATTCATTGTGAAGAGCCAAATATAAATCCATTATATGCTGAAGAAAGATATTTACCACATATACATGATTTAGCTGTAAAGTTTCCAAATTTGAATATTGTTTTAGAACATATATCTTCAAGCGAATCGATAAATGTTATTAAACAATTTTCAAATGTAGCTGGTACCATAACAcctcatcatttatatttaactaTAGATGATGTTGTtaatatggatatat
It encodes the following:
- a CDS encoding dihydroorotase, putative; the encoded protein is MKNNFYMNVADDMHSHLRQGEMLEFTVESISKGGCNRVLVMPNTTPIISSCKDAKEYLYKLKKYDEGIHYLMTLYLNKDTDEYDILSNYQECNLQGVKVYPSNVTTNSSQGITSLEPYYKVFHVLEKLNKSVHIHCEEPNINPLYAEERYLPHIHDLAVKFPNLNIVLEHISSSESINVIKQFSNVAGTITPHHLYLTIDDVVNMDIYDRSIDTTSIEKYIKNKYHYCKPLPKLLEDKIALQNVIKEDFPRVFLGSDSAPHYKFMKCNPHYKPGIYTQPFLVNYVAHILNKFDALDKIENFTSKNASAFLNLTDKKEISDYYLYVHKRPFKLPQEYNGVVPFLSGETLDFDIQPVYRF